A stretch of Candidatus Methylomirabilota bacterium DNA encodes these proteins:
- a CDS encoding SDR family NAD(P)-dependent oxidoreductase, whose amino-acid sequence MRVQSRRVAVITGGTKGIGKAIAYRLAQDGCDVVLNYHGDDGAAQSALREFEGLPVKAVTVKADVSASA is encoded by the coding sequence ATGCGAGTACAATCGCGACGGGTTGCGGTGATTACCGGCGGCACCAAGGGGATCGGCAAGGCGATCGCCTACCGCCTCGCCCAGGATGGGTGCGACGTCGTCCTGAATTATCATGGCGACGACGGAGCAGCCCAATCGGCCCTCCGGGAGTTCGAGGGGCTCCCTGTGAAGGCGGTGACTGTGAAAGCGGATGTCTCTGCCTCCGCCG